One Actinomycetes bacterium genomic region harbors:
- a CDS encoding OsmC family protein has protein sequence MATTRTANAHWEGNLFEGKGRVSLDSSGIGSYDVSWPARTEEPNGMTSPEELIAAAHSSCFSMAFSNELSKAGHTVENIDTKAEVTFQPGKGITGSHLTTRASVPGISEEEFASIAEVAKKGCPVSSALTGTAITLDAALG, from the coding sequence ATGGCCACCACCCGCACCGCGAACGCCCACTGGGAGGGCAACCTCTTCGAGGGCAAGGGCCGCGTCTCGCTCGACTCCTCCGGGATCGGCTCCTACGACGTGAGCTGGCCGGCCCGCACCGAGGAGCCGAACGGCATGACCAGCCCGGAGGAGCTGATCGCCGCTGCCCACTCGTCCTGCTTCTCGATGGCGTTCTCGAACGAGCTGAGCAAGGCTGGTCACACGGTGGAGAACATCGACACCAAGGCCGAGGTGACCTTCCAGCCCGGCAAGGGCATCACCGGCAGCCACCTGACCACCCGGGCGTCGGTGCCGGGCATCTCCGAGGAGGAGTTCGCCAGCATCGCCGAGGTCGCCAAGAAGGGCTGCCCGGTCAGCAGCGCGCTGACCGGCACCGCGATCACCCTCGACGCCGCCCTGGGCTGA
- a CDS encoding MMPL family transporter, translating to MIRLTEFVLRHRKLVMLFWLVMLVVGGFAAGRTADRLTVDFSLPGQPGYETEKQILDIYGNGGSNPPTIAVATVPEGSTVEDHLDDITATLDDVQAAVPKTRILSYADTGDDVFLTDDGRTTYALVYPEPFLSFEDVGPDVAMRPVLEKASEQTDVDWSITGYNLLAQGSDDPEAPSLLVDTILGGLGALAVLLFLFASFLAFVPLLIALVSILTTFTIVLLGTYVMDISFVVQFLIALVGLGVAVDYSLLVVNRWREERAHGRDNHDAVVVAMQYAGRAVLASAGTVAISLCALLAIPVPLLRSMGLGGMLIPLASTVVILTLLPALLGGIGPRVDWPRIRHEGKQSPGWTAWARMVVRWRWAAAILALGVLAALIIPIFGIKIGQAQTSSLASGGPTYEALVKLTDGGVPSGIVSPLEVLVEGDDAAGSADQVVDRSTEVDGISAAIAPDNAKWRVDDTAMVAVIPTEETVDSTKAGVVRDVDDALAGVPGVVGIAGVGPTVLDYIDAVYKNFPLTLGLIALVTFVLLVRTFRSILLPIKAVLLNIVSVAATFGATVWFWQEGNGSDQLFDIAPTGAVTFWLPVLIFAFLFGLSMDYEVFILARMREEYDKSGDTDDAVVTGLARTGRLVTGAAMILFLSFLALSSSPGTDIKVFATALGIGILLDATIVRALLVPALVSLFGKWNWWLPSWAARPLRVEPHAAIPEPRRGESQKVGALD from the coding sequence ATGATCCGTCTCACCGAGTTCGTCCTGCGCCACCGCAAGCTGGTGATGCTGTTCTGGCTCGTGATGCTCGTCGTCGGCGGGTTCGCCGCCGGGCGGACCGCCGACCGGCTGACGGTCGACTTCTCGCTGCCCGGTCAGCCCGGCTACGAGACCGAGAAGCAGATCCTCGACATCTACGGCAACGGCGGGTCCAACCCGCCCACCATCGCGGTCGCGACGGTGCCGGAGGGCAGCACGGTCGAGGACCACCTCGACGACATCACCGCGACGCTCGACGACGTCCAGGCGGCCGTGCCGAAGACGCGCATCCTCAGCTACGCCGACACCGGCGACGACGTCTTCCTCACCGACGACGGCCGCACGACCTACGCGCTGGTCTACCCCGAGCCGTTCCTGAGCTTCGAGGACGTCGGGCCCGACGTCGCGATGCGACCGGTGCTCGAGAAGGCCAGCGAGCAGACCGACGTCGACTGGAGCATCACCGGCTACAACCTGCTGGCGCAGGGCAGTGACGACCCGGAGGCACCCAGCCTGCTCGTCGACACCATCCTCGGCGGGCTCGGCGCACTCGCAGTGCTGCTGTTCCTCTTCGCCTCCTTCCTGGCCTTCGTGCCCCTGCTGATCGCTCTCGTGTCCATCCTCACGACGTTCACGATCGTGCTGCTCGGCACCTACGTGATGGACATCAGCTTCGTCGTGCAGTTCCTCATCGCGCTCGTCGGTCTCGGTGTCGCGGTCGACTACTCGCTGCTCGTCGTCAACCGGTGGCGGGAGGAACGCGCGCACGGCCGCGACAACCACGACGCGGTCGTGGTCGCGATGCAGTACGCCGGCCGCGCGGTCCTCGCCAGTGCCGGCACGGTGGCGATCTCGTTGTGCGCCCTGCTCGCCATCCCGGTGCCTCTGCTGCGCAGCATGGGTCTCGGCGGCATGCTCATCCCGCTCGCGAGCACGGTGGTGATCCTCACGCTTCTCCCCGCCCTGCTCGGCGGCATCGGCCCGCGGGTCGACTGGCCGCGGATCCGCCACGAAGGCAAGCAGTCTCCCGGCTGGACGGCCTGGGCCCGGATGGTCGTCCGGTGGCGCTGGGCTGCTGCCATCCTCGCCCTCGGCGTCCTCGCCGCGCTGATCATCCCGATCTTCGGCATCAAGATCGGCCAGGCCCAGACCTCGTCGCTGGCCAGTGGCGGCCCGACCTACGAGGCGCTGGTCAAGCTCACCGACGGCGGCGTGCCGTCGGGCATCGTGTCGCCGCTCGAGGTGCTCGTCGAAGGAGACGACGCGGCGGGATCCGCCGACCAGGTCGTCGACCGGTCGACCGAGGTCGACGGCATCTCGGCGGCGATCGCGCCGGACAACGCGAAGTGGCGGGTGGACGACACGGCCATGGTCGCGGTCATCCCGACCGAGGAAACCGTCGACTCCACCAAGGCGGGTGTCGTCCGGGACGTCGACGACGCACTGGCCGGCGTGCCGGGTGTCGTCGGCATCGCCGGTGTCGGGCCGACCGTGCTCGACTACATCGATGCCGTGTACAAGAACTTCCCGCTGACGCTCGGCCTGATCGCCCTGGTGACGTTCGTCCTCCTGGTGCGGACCTTCCGGTCCATCCTGCTGCCGATCAAGGCGGTGCTGCTCAACATCGTCTCGGTCGCGGCGACGTTCGGCGCCACCGTCTGGTTCTGGCAGGAGGGCAACGGGTCCGACCAGCTCTTCGACATCGCCCCCACCGGGGCGGTGACGTTCTGGCTGCCGGTGCTGATCTTCGCGTTCCTCTTCGGGCTGTCCATGGACTACGAGGTGTTCATCCTGGCCCGGATGCGCGAGGAGTACGACAAGAGCGGTGACACCGACGACGCGGTGGTGACCGGGCTGGCCCGCACCGGCCGGCTGGTGACCGGAGCCGCGATGATCCTGTTCTTGTCCTTCCTGGCCCTGTCGTCGTCGCCGGGTACCGACATCAAGGTCTTCGCCACCGCACTCGGCATCGGCATCCTGCTCGACGCGACGATCGTGCGCGCCCTGCTCGTGCCGGCCCTGGTGTCGTTGTTCGGCAAGTGGAACTGGTGGCTGCCGAGCTGGGCGGCCCGGCCGCTGCGCGTCGAGCCGCACGCTGCGATCCCCGAGCCCCGTCGTGGGGAGAGCCAGAAGGTCGGTGCCCTCGACTGA
- a CDS encoding mechanosensitive ion channel family protein, which yields MPFAADLTAQLPHAIRFESCVDDRETGTLCDRVYDWFGERWLAESADWLLAKPAAIVSILAIAFVVRFLLHRLIRRLAHRAAEGTVPGVLAKGKGHKILESSPLLSERRKQRADTMASVLRSITTGVVMTVAFLMILDVIGLPIGPLLASAGIVGVAVGFGAQTLVKDFLSGIFLILEDQYGVGDLVDTGLGTVGTVEAVGLRVTRLRDGTGIVWYVRNGEILRVGNHSQGWSTGIVDVAVAYTEDVPRVQGVIADTAQQMYDDEAWRPKMLEVPTVAGVESVTGTSVTIRVLAKCAPNEHWGVQRELRERIKEAFDREGVRVPPPVFPTTATGAAGAPGAPGAPGAPPTT from the coding sequence GTGCCGTTCGCGGCCGACCTGACCGCCCAGCTGCCGCATGCCATCCGATTCGAGAGCTGCGTCGACGACCGCGAGACCGGCACGCTCTGCGACCGGGTCTACGACTGGTTCGGCGAGCGCTGGCTCGCCGAGTCGGCGGACTGGCTGCTGGCCAAGCCGGCGGCGATCGTCTCGATCCTCGCGATCGCCTTCGTCGTCCGCTTCCTGCTCCACCGGCTGATCCGCCGCCTCGCCCACCGGGCCGCGGAGGGCACCGTCCCGGGCGTGCTCGCCAAGGGCAAGGGCCACAAGATCCTCGAGTCCAGCCCGCTGCTCTCGGAGCGCCGCAAGCAACGCGCCGACACCATGGCCTCGGTCCTGCGCAGCATCACGACCGGCGTCGTGATGACCGTGGCCTTCCTGATGATCCTCGACGTCATCGGCCTGCCGATCGGCCCGCTGCTCGCGAGCGCAGGCATCGTCGGCGTCGCCGTCGGCTTCGGCGCGCAGACGCTGGTCAAGGACTTCCTGTCCGGCATCTTCCTCATCCTCGAGGACCAGTACGGCGTGGGTGACCTGGTCGACACCGGTCTGGGCACCGTCGGGACGGTCGAGGCGGTGGGCCTGCGGGTGACCCGGCTGCGCGACGGCACCGGCATCGTCTGGTACGTCCGCAACGGCGAGATCCTCAGGGTGGGCAACCACAGCCAGGGCTGGTCGACCGGCATCGTCGACGTCGCCGTCGCCTACACCGAGGACGTCCCCCGGGTGCAGGGGGTCATCGCCGACACGGCGCAGCAGATGTACGACGACGAGGCGTGGCGCCCCAAGATGCTCGAGGTGCCGACCGTGGCCGGCGTCGAGTCGGTCACCGGCACCTCGGTGACCATCCGGGTGCTCGCCAAGTGCGCACCCAACGAGCACTGGGGCGTCCAGCGCGAGCTGCGGGAGCGGATCAAGGAGGCCTTCGACCGCGAGGGCGTCCGGGTGCCCCCGCCGGTCTTCCCGACCACAGCAACCGGCGCCGCGGGCGCACCTGGCGCACCTGGCGCACCGGGCGCACCGCCCACGACCTGA
- a CDS encoding glycoside hydrolase family 13 protein: MTSTASERRPDPTTGHEWWRTAVIYQVYVRSFADGDGDGVGDLPGIRWRLPYLRELGVDAVWITPFYPSPMADGGYDVADYRDVEPVFGTLADADALVTEAHDLGIRVIVDIVPNHSSDRHAWFQAALAAGPGSPERGRYVFRPGRGPGGAEPPTDWQSTFGGPAWTRVPDGEWYLHLFAPEQPDLDWENPEVVEEFEDILRFWLDRGVDGFRIDVANSLKKDQAFPDVGAEDESVLLSHGPNHPFWDRDEVHEVYRGWRKVSDAYAGDRAFVAEAWVDDPARLAMYTRPDELHTAFNFNFVRAAWDADELRQTIDVSMAAATEVGAPTTWVLSNHDITRHATRYARLDRTGGGVADDERVRPDTPLDPELGLRRARAAVLLLLGLPGSAYVYQGEELGLPEVVDLPEEVLADPIWERSGHRVRGRDGCRVPVPWEPAGPSLGFGSGRPWLPQPSDWADLSVQAQQGVDGSTLELYRSALRLRRELLAGGELEWLDSPAGSLVFRRRTPAGAVVCAVNLDAQAIDLPTYDRVLLSSVPLDGGHPQRLPGDVAVWLS, from the coding sequence GTGACCTCCACCGCCAGCGAGCGCCGCCCGGACCCGACGACCGGCCACGAGTGGTGGCGGACCGCCGTCATCTACCAGGTCTATGTCCGCAGCTTCGCCGACGGCGACGGTGACGGCGTGGGTGACCTTCCCGGCATCCGGTGGCGGTTGCCCTACCTGCGCGAGCTCGGCGTCGACGCGGTCTGGATCACGCCGTTCTACCCGTCGCCGATGGCCGACGGCGGCTACGACGTCGCCGACTACCGGGACGTCGAGCCGGTGTTCGGCACCCTGGCCGACGCGGATGCCCTGGTCACGGAGGCGCACGACCTCGGCATCCGGGTGATCGTCGACATCGTCCCCAACCACTCCTCCGACCGGCACGCCTGGTTCCAGGCGGCCCTCGCGGCCGGTCCCGGCAGCCCCGAGCGCGGGCGCTACGTCTTCCGGCCTGGGCGCGGCCCCGGCGGTGCGGAGCCGCCGACCGACTGGCAGTCGACCTTCGGTGGTCCGGCCTGGACGCGGGTGCCCGACGGCGAGTGGTACCTCCACCTGTTCGCGCCTGAGCAGCCCGACCTCGACTGGGAGAACCCGGAGGTCGTCGAGGAGTTCGAGGACATCCTGCGGTTCTGGCTGGATCGCGGCGTCGACGGGTTCCGGATCGACGTGGCCAACTCGCTGAAGAAGGACCAGGCGTTCCCGGACGTCGGCGCCGAGGACGAGTCGGTGCTCCTGTCGCACGGCCCGAACCACCCGTTCTGGGACCGCGACGAGGTGCACGAGGTCTACCGCGGCTGGCGCAAGGTGAGCGACGCCTACGCCGGGGACCGCGCGTTCGTCGCGGAGGCGTGGGTCGACGACCCGGCCCGGCTCGCGATGTACACGCGGCCGGACGAGCTGCACACCGCCTTCAACTTCAACTTCGTGCGGGCGGCCTGGGACGCCGACGAGCTGCGGCAGACCATCGACGTCAGCATGGCCGCCGCCACCGAGGTCGGCGCCCCGACCACGTGGGTGCTGTCCAACCACGACATCACCCGGCACGCGACGCGCTACGCCCGCCTCGACCGGACCGGCGGCGGGGTAGCCGACGACGAGCGGGTACGTCCGGACACCCCGCTGGACCCGGAGCTCGGTCTGCGGCGGGCCCGGGCGGCGGTCCTGCTGCTGCTCGGCCTGCCGGGGTCGGCCTACGTCTACCAGGGCGAGGAGCTGGGTCTGCCCGAGGTCGTCGACCTGCCCGAGGAGGTTCTCGCCGACCCGATCTGGGAGCGGTCGGGGCACCGGGTGCGCGGCCGGGACGGCTGCCGGGTGCCGGTGCCGTGGGAGCCCGCCGGCCCCTCGCTGGGCTTCGGCAGCGGCAGGCCGTGGCTGCCGCAGCCGTCCGACTGGGCCGACCTGTCGGTGCAGGCCCAGCAGGGAGTGGACGGCTCGACGCTCGAGCTCTACCGCAGCGCGCTCCGGCTGCGCCGCGAGCTGCTCGCGGGCGGCGAGCTGGAGTGGCTGGACAGCCCGGCGGGCTCGCTGGTCTTCCGGCGGCGCACGCCGGCGGGTGCGGTGGTCTGCGCGGTCAACCTCGACGCGCAGGCGATCGACCTGCCGACGTACGACCGGGTGCTGCTCTCCAGCGTGCCGCTCGACGGCGGTCACCCCCAGCGGCTGCCGGGCGACGTCGCGGTCTGGCTGAGTTGA
- a CDS encoding glycosyltransferase family 39 protein, which yields MAVAAHVAERVLGLLLLVVGAQLSSASAYHALTRWDAKWYARIAEDGYGYVGIAPDGRRLADYAFFPLFPALERVVAGVTGLAAVDAGLVISAVSSVVAAAGIYQVGARLHDPRTGVVLACLWSGVPVAAVTSMAYTEALFTALAAWCLVAVLADRLLLAAWLAVLAGLTRPLGVAVVAAVLVAALVSAARPAEEGRRRRSFDGPVLSAAVAPLGLVGYLAFVRWDGEGPRSYSGVTKGWQNHVDGGRAFSAWTWELVTTRPGVGALLVAGLLLLAAAVWHTRRYPWPVIVFTVVAVLVSFSTSHYFGSRPRYLLPVFTLLLWPSTGLARLRLPPLVLVLVLLAVASGVYGAGWLLGSGPP from the coding sequence GTGGCGGTCGCCGCGCACGTCGCCGAACGCGTGCTGGGCCTGCTGCTCCTCGTCGTCGGTGCGCAGCTGTCGTCGGCGTCGGCGTACCACGCGCTCACTCGGTGGGACGCTAAGTGGTACGCCCGCATCGCCGAGGACGGCTACGGCTACGTCGGCATCGCACCGGACGGCAGGCGGCTGGCGGACTACGCGTTCTTCCCGCTGTTCCCCGCGCTCGAGCGGGTGGTGGCCGGCGTCACCGGCCTGGCCGCCGTGGACGCCGGCCTGGTCATCAGCGCCGTCTCGTCGGTCGTCGCGGCAGCCGGCATCTACCAGGTCGGGGCCCGGCTGCACGACCCCCGCACCGGCGTGGTGCTGGCCTGCCTCTGGTCCGGCGTCCCGGTGGCCGCCGTGACGTCGATGGCCTACACCGAGGCGCTCTTCACCGCCCTCGCCGCCTGGTGCCTGGTGGCCGTGCTCGCCGACCGCCTGCTCCTGGCCGCCTGGCTCGCCGTCCTGGCCGGCCTGACCCGGCCGCTCGGCGTGGCCGTCGTGGCCGCCGTCCTCGTCGCCGCGCTGGTCAGCGCGGCACGACCGGCCGAGGAGGGTCGTCGGCGGAGATCCTTCGACGGCCCGGTGCTCTCGGCGGCAGTCGCCCCGCTCGGCCTGGTGGGCTACCTCGCATTCGTCCGGTGGGACGGCGAGGGCCCGCGCTCGTACTCGGGCGTGACGAAGGGCTGGCAGAACCATGTCGACGGCGGTCGCGCGTTCTCGGCCTGGACGTGGGAGCTGGTCACGACGCGGCCCGGCGTCGGCGCCCTGCTCGTGGCCGGCCTCCTCCTCCTGGCCGCCGCCGTCTGGCACACCCGCCGCTATCCCTGGCCGGTCATCGTCTTCACCGTCGTCGCGGTGCTGGTGAGCTTCTCGACCTCGCACTACTTCGGCTCCCGGCCTCGTTACCTGCTCCCTGTCTTCACCTTGCTGCTGTGGCCGAGCACCGGTCTGGCCCGGTTGCGCCTGCCGCCGCTGGTCCTCGTCCTGGTCCTGCTGGCCGTGGCGTCCGGCGTCTACGGCGCCGGGTGGCTGCTCGGCTCCGGGCCGCCCTGA
- a CDS encoding phosphatase PAP2 family protein: protein MTPGPRGGERFVVVAAVAALALCALAVAVSSTDPLAGEDRLLQRLAVAEGGPWQDLWGAVARLTDLVPLVVVTAAVVLVLLLRRRWWDAADLLLLSAAVWVVNPVLKSAVARPRPDVVDLPSGLSGWSFPAGHAANTMVLVLALLLVANVDGRRLRWAAVVGAAFVLLTAYAQLALERHYPSDLLAGWLLSLALVAGTAAVRQGGPEPSSHPAP, encoded by the coding sequence GTGACCCCGGGGCCGCGCGGGGGCGAGCGGTTCGTCGTGGTCGCAGCCGTCGCGGCGCTGGCGCTGTGCGCGCTGGCCGTCGCGGTGTCGTCGACCGACCCGCTGGCGGGGGAGGACCGACTGCTGCAGCGCCTGGCCGTGGCGGAGGGAGGACCCTGGCAGGACCTGTGGGGCGCCGTCGCCCGGCTCACCGACCTGGTGCCGCTGGTCGTGGTGACCGCCGCGGTCGTGCTCGTCCTGCTGCTGCGCCGGCGGTGGTGGGACGCCGCGGACCTGCTGCTGCTCAGCGCGGCCGTCTGGGTGGTCAACCCGGTGCTCAAGTCGGCGGTCGCGCGACCGCGGCCGGACGTCGTCGACCTGCCGTCCGGGCTCAGCGGCTGGTCGTTCCCGGCGGGCCACGCGGCGAACACCATGGTGCTCGTCCTCGCGCTGCTGCTCGTGGCGAACGTCGACGGCCGCCGGCTGCGATGGGCAGCCGTCGTGGGAGCGGCGTTCGTGCTCCTGACGGCGTACGCCCAGCTCGCTCTCGAGCGGCACTACCCCAGCGACCTGCTCGCCGGCTGGCTGCTCTCCCTCGCGCTGGTCGCTGGGACCGCGGCCGTCCGTCAGGGCGGCCCGGAGCCGAGCAGCCACCCGGCGCCGTAG
- a CDS encoding thioesterase family protein encodes MRHRYRCSMRWSDMDAYGHVNNVVYLTYLEEARVDMLFALSAEYGGKALSEGVLVAHHEIDYKRPLVYHPRGVDIEMWVGSVKAASFEIRYEVHDETTLFARAASVLVPFDLEKERPRRVSPEERAFLEQFLEPAEPKA; translated from the coding sequence GTGCGCCACCGTTACCGCTGCTCGATGCGGTGGTCGGACATGGACGCCTACGGCCACGTCAACAACGTCGTCTACCTCACCTACCTCGAGGAGGCGCGGGTCGACATGCTCTTCGCGCTCAGCGCGGAGTACGGCGGCAAGGCGCTGTCCGAGGGCGTCCTGGTGGCGCACCACGAGATCGACTACAAGCGGCCGCTGGTCTACCACCCGCGTGGCGTCGACATCGAGATGTGGGTCGGCTCGGTCAAGGCTGCGTCGTTCGAGATCCGCTACGAGGTGCACGACGAGACCACCCTCTTCGCCCGGGCCGCGTCCGTGCTGGTGCCCTTCGACCTCGAGAAGGAGCGGCCGCGGCGGGTGAGCCCCGAGGAGCGGGCGTTCCTCGAGCAGTTCCTGGAGCCGGCGGAGCCGAAGGCCTGA
- a CDS encoding globin, with product MADVSVPADSTGSTGRPDSGAADTFYEAVGGEETFRRLVARFYEGVADDPVLRPLYPDQDLAAAEQRLRMFLVQYWGGPRTYSQQRGHPRLRMRHVPFRIGLAERDAWLGHMRDAVDSLGLPPEPERLLWDYLVMAAGSLVNSYHDSPLQGRSTVLPDSSG from the coding sequence ATGGCAGACGTGAGCGTTCCCGCCGACAGCACCGGAAGCACCGGCCGCCCCGACTCCGGAGCGGCCGACACCTTCTACGAGGCCGTCGGCGGCGAGGAGACGTTCCGGCGGCTGGTGGCCCGGTTCTACGAGGGCGTCGCCGACGACCCGGTGCTGCGCCCCCTCTACCCCGACCAGGACCTCGCCGCCGCCGAGCAGCGGCTGCGGATGTTCCTCGTGCAGTACTGGGGCGGCCCGCGCACGTATTCCCAGCAGCGGGGCCATCCCCGCCTGCGGATGCGGCACGTGCCGTTCCGGATCGGTCTCGCCGAGCGGGACGCCTGGCTGGGCCACATGCGGGACGCCGTCGACTCGCTCGGTCTGCCACCGGAACCCGAGCGCCTGCTCTGGGACTACCTGGTGATGGCCGCCGGCAGCCTGGTCAACAGCTATCACGACAGCCCGTTGCAGGGCCGATCGACAGTCTTGCCAGACTCCTCCGGGTGA
- the ettA gene encoding energy-dependent translational throttle protein EttA, protein MAEFIYTMRKARKAHGDKVILDDVTLAMYPGAKIGVVGPNGAGKSTVLKIMAGLDQPSNGDALLSPGYSVGILEQEPHLDESKDVLGNVQEGMGEIKAKVDRFNEIAELMATDYSDDLMTEMGKLQEDIDHADAWDLDSQLEQAMDALRCPPPDADVSVLSGGERRRVALCKLLLSQPDLLLLDEPTNHLDAESVQWLESHLEKYAGTVVAVTHDRYFLDNVAEWILELDRGRAYPYEGNYSTYLETKQSRLKVEGQKDAKRAKRLKDELEWVRSNAKGRQAKSKARLERYEEMAAEAEKTRKLDFEEIQIPPGPRLGSVVVETDKLTKGFGDRLLIDKLSFSLPRNGIVGVIGPNGAGKTTLFKMIIGEEEPDDGSIKVGETVKIAYVDQSRGGLVDPKKTLWEVVSDGLDHINVGQVEMPSRAYVSAFGFKGPDQQKPAGVLSGGERNRLNLALTLKIGGNLLLLDEPTNDLDVETLSSLENALLDFPGCAVVVSHDRWFLDRVATHILAYEGDSQWFWFEGNFESYEKNKVERLGAEAARPHRATYRKLTRG, encoded by the coding sequence TTGGCTGAGTTCATCTACACCATGCGCAAGGCGCGGAAGGCGCACGGCGACAAGGTCATCCTCGACGACGTGACCCTGGCCATGTACCCGGGCGCCAAGATCGGTGTGGTCGGCCCCAACGGCGCCGGCAAGAGCACCGTGCTCAAGATCATGGCTGGTCTCGACCAGCCGTCCAACGGTGACGCCCTCCTGTCGCCGGGCTACTCCGTGGGCATCCTCGAGCAGGAGCCGCACCTCGACGAGTCCAAGGACGTCCTGGGCAACGTCCAGGAGGGCATGGGCGAGATCAAGGCGAAGGTCGACCGGTTCAACGAGATCGCCGAGCTGATGGCGACCGACTACAGCGACGACCTGATGACCGAGATGGGCAAGCTGCAGGAGGACATCGACCACGCCGACGCGTGGGACCTCGACTCGCAGCTGGAGCAGGCGATGGACGCGCTGCGCTGCCCGCCGCCGGACGCCGACGTGTCGGTGCTCTCCGGTGGCGAACGCCGCCGGGTCGCCCTGTGCAAGCTGCTGCTCAGCCAGCCCGACCTGCTGCTGCTCGACGAGCCCACCAACCACCTCGACGCCGAGAGCGTGCAGTGGCTGGAGAGCCACCTGGAGAAGTACGCCGGCACCGTCGTCGCCGTGACGCACGACCGGTACTTCCTCGACAACGTCGCCGAGTGGATCCTCGAGCTCGACCGCGGCCGCGCCTACCCGTACGAGGGCAACTACTCGACCTACCTCGAGACCAAGCAGTCGCGGCTCAAGGTCGAGGGCCAGAAGGATGCCAAGCGCGCCAAGCGGCTCAAGGACGAGCTCGAGTGGGTCCGCTCCAACGCGAAGGGCCGCCAGGCCAAGAGCAAGGCCCGCCTGGAGCGCTACGAGGAGATGGCTGCCGAGGCCGAGAAGACCCGCAAGCTGGACTTCGAGGAGATCCAGATCCCCCCGGGCCCGCGCCTGGGCAGCGTCGTGGTCGAGACAGACAAGCTGACCAAGGGCTTCGGTGACCGGCTGCTCATCGACAAGCTGTCTTTCTCACTGCCGCGGAACGGCATCGTCGGCGTCATCGGCCCCAACGGCGCCGGCAAGACCACGCTGTTCAAGATGATCATCGGTGAGGAGGAGCCGGACGACGGGTCGATCAAGGTCGGCGAGACGGTCAAGATCGCCTACGTCGACCAGAGCCGGGGCGGGCTCGTCGACCCCAAGAAGACGCTGTGGGAGGTCGTGTCGGACGGCCTCGACCACATCAACGTCGGCCAGGTCGAGATGCCGTCGCGCGCCTACGTGTCGGCCTTCGGCTTCAAGGGCCCGGACCAGCAGAAGCCGGCCGGTGTCCTGTCCGGCGGCGAGCGCAACCGGCTCAACCTCGCGCTGACCCTGAAGATCGGCGGCAACCTGCTCCTGCTCGACGAGCCGACCAACGACCTCGACGTCGAGACGCTGTCGTCGCTGGAGAACGCGCTGCTGGACTTCCCGGGGTGCGCGGTGGTCGTCTCCCACGACCGGTGGTTCCTCGACCGGGTCGCAACGCACATCCTCGCCTACGAGGGCGACTCCCAGTGGTTCTGGTTCGAGGGCAACTTCGAGTCGTACGAGAAGAACAAGGTGGAGCGGCTCGGTGCCGAGGCGGCGCGCCCGCACCGGGCGACCTACCGCAAGCTGACCCGGGGCTGA